The following is a genomic window from Opitutus sp. GAS368.
GACTCCGTTCGCTGTTCACTAAAAATAAACTCGAGACCGAGATGACGGAGGAGATGCGGCACCACGTGGAGCTGCAGACGGAGCTGAACGGCAAAGCGGGAATGTCGCCGAAAGAGGCGCGTTACGCCGCGCTGCGGCAATTTGGCAATGTGGCAAACATCCAGGAGCAGACGCGGGAAGTGCGCGGCGGGGTGTGGTTGGAGCAATTGGCGCAGGATTTCCGGTATGCGGTCCGCTCGTTGTGCAAGAGTCCGGGCTTTGCCGCGGTGGCGGTGCTTTCCCTGGGCCTCGGCATCGGAGCCAATACCGCCCTTTTCAGTCTCGTTGACGAGGTTCTGCTCCGTTCCCTGCCGGTCGGAAAACCGCAGGAACTTGTGATCTTTCGTTGGCTTTCCAACAACGCGCCATTCGAGGGCCTTGTGGGGCGCCACGAGCGCGATCCGGAGACGGGCTTGAACAGCGACACGGTACTCTCGTACCCGATTTTCGAGCGATTGCGGAGTCGCGCCTCGATGATGAGCGAGCTTTTCGCCTTCGCGCCGCTCTACGGCATCACCGTGACGGTCGACCATCGGACCAAACCTGCCGCCGGCCAGCTTGTCACGGGAAATTATTTTTCCGCCCTGGGCGTTCTGGCCTTCCGGGGGCGAATGCTTACCGCGGACGATGATCGCGCCGCTGCGGCCCCGGTTGCGGTGCTGTCTTTTCGCTATTGGCAGCAAAATTTGGGCGGCGACGAAGCGGTGCTCGGCAAGGTGATCAAGGTGAATCAGGTTGCAGCCACCATCGTGGGCGTCATGCCGCGGGACTTCATCGGGGCGCTGCAGGCCGGGGAGGCGCCCGATGTCACGCTGCCACTGAACTGCGAACCGCGACTGCGGAGCGGCGTCTATTCGTTTTTCGGGCGCCCGTTGATCTGGTGGCTGCATGTCATGGGCCGGCTCCGGCCGGGCGTGGACATTACCCAGGCCGAGGCGCAGCTCGAACCCGTCCTGATCGCCGCCGCCCGCGATGCCTGGAACCAGGGCGGGGCGAAGCAGGCGGGAAAGGCCGAGCGCCGCGACATGCCGCGCCTTCGGCTCGAGCCCGGCGGGCAGGGGTTGATGGACAGCCGGCGCTCCTACGCCCGGCCGCTGGCGATCCTGGTGGGAATGGTCGGCCTCGTTCTGCTTCTCGCGTGCGTCAACGTCGCCAATCTCCTGCTCGCCCGGGCGGCCACCCGTCGCCGGGAAATGGCGGTGCGTCTTTCCGTAGGTGCCAGTCGCGGGCGGATCATCCGGCAGTTGCTGACCGAGAGCGCGGTGCTGGCGCTGGCCGGCGGAGCACTCGGCGTGCTGATCGCCTGGTGGGGCCGGGCCGGCTTGCTGCATCTGTGGCCGGTGGGCGACGGCGGGGCGCTTTCTCTCGACGGCCGGATTCTTGGTTTCACGGTCGGGCTTTCCCTGGTCACGGGACTGCTTTTCGGCCTGGCCCCGGCTTGGGGATCGACCCGCGTGGATTTGAATTCTGCGCTTAAGGGAGCCGGCGGAAATGAAGACCGGCGGACGCGTCCCGCCTTGCGCGGAGGTCTCACGGTGGCCCAGGTCGGGCTTTCGATGCTCCTGCTCATCGGCGCGGGTCTGTTCCTCGGCACCCTGCGCAACCTGCGCAGCATTGATGCCGGGTTTGACCGGAGCGGACTGGTACTTTTTCAAGCCAGTGCGGGGCCGGCGGGATATTCGGATACGCAGGCGGCGGGCCTTTTCGAACGGATCCGGGAAAGGATCCAGGTCATTCCGGGGGTGGAGGCGGTGGCTTTCTCGAACTATGGCCTGCTCACCGGACAAGAGTCCAGCGGTTCGATCGTGGTCGACAACCCGCGGCTGCCGGCGGGCCTGTATCACGGCGCCACGGCCAACAGCGTCAGTCCTGAATATAGGCGGACCATGGGGATTCCTCTTCTGCTGGGCCGCGACCTGTCCGCAGTCGACCGGGGCGGCGGCCGCGCGGTCGTGCTCGTCAACGAAGAGTTTGCCCGGACCTATTTTCCCGGAGAAAGTCCGCTGGGCCGCCGCATTACGTTTCCCGGCCGGGCGTCAATTGGTTCAACGGATCTAAGGGCCGAAATCGTGGGCGTGGTCGGCAACGCCCATTCCGCCGAGCTGCGCACGAAGATTGCGCCGACGGTTTTCACGGCTTTTGCCCAAGTATCGTGGGGCGGCGACGCCTGTTTTGCGGTGCGCACGACGATTCCTCCGGAAGCACTGGCAGACGCCATTCGGGCCGCGGTGCGCGAGGTTGAACCGGCCCTGCCGGCCTATGACCTGCGCACACAAGAGGAACAGGTTGACCGCCTCTTTGCGCAGGAACGCCTCTTTGCAGTGCTTTCGTCGTTGTTTGGTGGACTCGCCCTGGTTCTCACCTGTATCGGCCTTTACGGCCTGCTGGCCCACGAGGTGACGGCCCGCACCAAGGAAATTGGCATCCGGCGGGCGCTGGGCGCGCAGCTGCATGAGATTCTTGGGCTCGTCATGCGACGCGGTTTGGGACTCGCCGTGCTGGGCTGCCTGATCGGAATCGGCGGCGCATTCGCGCTGACCCACCTAGTCAGCCCGTTTCTATTTGGGGTCGTCCCGACCGATTCGCTCACTTTCCTGGCCGCCACGGTCGTCCTGCTGGTGGTAGCGGGTATCGCATCCTGGCTGCCCGCCCGCCGGGCTGCGAAAGTCGATCCCACCATCGCGCTGCGCGCTGAATAATGGCATGAACTTCCTCGCGAAACTCCGCCTGTTGTTCCGCAAGGGAAGACTCGACACCGAAATGGCCGAGGAGATGCGGCATCATGTCGATTTACAGACGGAGCTGAACCGGAAGACCGGTATGAGCCCGGATGAAGCGCGCTATGCCGCGCTGCGACAGTTCGGCAACGTAGCCGTCATCCAGGAGCAGGCAAGGGAGGGAAGGGGCTGGGTGTGGCTGGAGCAGTGCGGGCAAGATCTGCGCTACGCGGTGCGGCAATTGTGGCGGAGCCCTGGGTTTGCCGTGGCGGTTGTGCTCACCCTGGCCCTCGGTATCGGGGTCAACACCGCGGTCTTCAGCATCGTTGACGCATTGCTGTTGCGCCCCAAGCCAGTGCGGGCGGCATCGGAAGTGTGGTCCATCGGGTTTCGCGATCCGGAACGCGGCGCGCTTAATCAAAACATTTCCTACCCGTTCTATTGCGCGTATCGGGACGGCACCACGACATTCGCGGAATTCTTCGGGTTTGCGGGCGCCCGGGTGTCCTTGCGCGAAGGCGCCGAGCGCACGCCGGTCTACGCACAATTGGTGACGGGCAGGTATTTTTCGGGACTTGGCGTAACGCCCGCGCTCGGTCGGCTCCTTGTTAAAGAAGACGATGAGACGCCGGAGCACACCATGGTGGCGGTCATCAGCCAAGAGCTCTGGCAAAGCCGCTGGGCGGGCTCGGCCGAGGTGCTGGGGCAGCCATTGGTGGTGAATGATGTGAAGCTGACTATCGTCGGCGTCGCGCCGCCGGAGTTCGATGGACTTAATGCATTCGGGGGGGTGCGCCCCGCGTTCTGGGCTCCGGCGAGCCTGTGGAAGCTGATCAAGGCTGATCCGGTATACCAAATGGCTGGGCGTCTGACTCCGGGAACCAGCCCGGAGCAGGCAATGGCGGAACTCGATGCGATCACGCTCCGCCTGAGCACAGAGTATAAGCAGAAGGCGCCGGTGGGCTACGAACGGTATGGCATCATGCCGGCCAGATACCGCACATTCCTGTTCAGATCCGCCCTGGGAAACATGGGCCTGCAGTTTGGTGGACGCGAGCAAGTCGCACGGTTGGCCACGCTGTTCCTGGCGGCGGTGGGTTTGGTGCTGCTCATCGCCTGCGGCAACGCTGCGAATCTGCTGCTGGCGCGGGCGCTCCGGCGGCGACGGGAGATCGCCGTCCGGCTGGTGCTCGGCGCCACGCGCGGCCGCCTCACGCGCCAGCTGCTGATCGAAAGCCTGCTGCTCTCTCTGCTCGGCGCGGCGACCGGGCTGCTGCTCGCTCACTGGGGCACCGATGCCCTGCTGGCCTTGCGAACGGGTGCGCTGAAATATCTGCCCGTCGAGGGAGTTCGGCTGGACGGACGGGCACTAGGTTTCACCCTGTGCCTGTCGGGCTTGACCGGCCTTGTGTTTGGCCTGGTGCCGGCCTGGCAGATGTTCCGTGTTGAACTCGCGCCGGGTCTGAAAACCGATGCGGTGAGTGCGACAACATGGCGGCGGGGCCGGTTCACGTTGCAAAACTTTCTGCTCGTCGGCCAGGTGGCGGCCTGTGTTGTCCTGCTGTTGTGCGCCGGGCTCTGCGGGCGCAGTTTCGGGAAACTCGTTTCCGTCGACGCCGGGTTTGAGTCGCAGCACGTGCTGGTGGCGACAGTGGCATTGGAACGGGAAAAATACTCCAACGAGGCTACCGCGGCTTTTATCGAGCAATTGATCGCGCGAATGCGTGCGCTGCCCGGTGTCGTGGCCTGCGCGACGTCGGATGAAGTGCTGCCGCTCGGAGGGCAATATGCGATGGGAGGGCTCGACACACTGGAAGGCTTCGAACTCCGGCCGGGGGAACGTATTTCCTATATAATGAGCGCAGTTGGCCCAGGCTATTTTCGTCTGCTGGGGATTCCGCTGGTGGCCGGTCGGGAGTTCGATCTGCAGGATCTCACGGCCAGCCGTGGACCGGTGGCCGTAGTCAACCAGAGTTTTGTGCGACGCTATTGGCCGAACCAGAACCCTCTCGGCAAGCATATCAACAAGGCGGAGGTGGTCGGGGTCGTTCGTGATATCCGCATGTTGCAACTGGGCAAGGAGCCGGAGCCGCAGGTGTCTTTCGGGCTGTTGTCGGGTAGTGAGCTGTTCCGGTTCTCTTCTGACCGGAGTTTCATCCTGCTGTTGAAATTGGAGCGCCCGCTGGAGTTGCTTGTGACTCAACTGCAGCACGAGCTCAGCGCCATGGATACCACGGTGAAGCTTGTCCGCACGGACAGCCTGGAGCACATCCGTGCAGAGTCGCTCGCCGGCCAGCGAGGGCTGATGCAGGTCCTGACGGTGCTTGGCGGCGGCGCCATCGTGATGGCCATGATCGGACTTTACGGGGTGCTGGCCTATTCGGTCATGCAGCGAACCAAAGAAATCGGGGTGCGGATCGCGATCGGAGCGCGCCCGCAGGACGTTCAATGGCTGACGCTCCGCCAGGGAATGAGTGTGTTCGGCGTCGGCCTCGCGCTCGGTCTGTCGGTCGCGGCACTGGTAACGCGGGGCATGCAGGCCTGGCTCTACGGCACGAGTCCGACCGATGCCGGAACATTCCTCGGCGTTTCCCTCCTTTTCGGCGTTGTGGCCGCGCTCGCCTGCTGGCTGCCCGCCCGGCGGGCGGCGAAGGTTGATCCGGTGATTGCCCTGCGGGCGGAGTGAGATTAAGAGTGAAAGTGAGGGTGAAAGTGGCAGACTGAGAGGCATGCCGAGGAATCCTTCGCCTGGAGTGGGGCTGACGGTGGTTCTGCTTTCAGCGGCCGGCTGCCGGCATGTGCCGCCGCCGGACACGGGGGCGAGTTCTTTCGTGGTGGTCGAGGCGCAGCGGGTGGCGTCGGACAAGGTCATTGTGGGCGATGTCGGTGAGCCCAGTGCGGCAAAGTACTCGGAGGATTTCCGGCAGGCGGTGCCGCTGAAAGCGACGGTCGTGCTGCCCGTTTATCCGGCCAAGGCGCTCAAAGCAAAAGCCGGTCGGGCCACGGTGGGCGTGCAGGTCACGGTGGACACGGCCGGACGAGTGACAGACATCGGGCCGAGCCTCCTGACCTACAATACACCGGGCCCCTATGCCGAGGATTTCCACGAAGCGGTGAGGGTGGCGGTGCGCCAGTGGCGCTTCGCGCCGGCCGAGATCCTGCAGATGGAAACGGCCAGGTCCGGGGACTTCACCTATCAGCGGATCGCGCGCAGCACCAAGACGGAGACCAAGCTGGATCTGGCGTTCACGTTTACGGCCAGCGGTGGGGTCGAAACGTGGAAGTGAGCAAAGGACAGGTCTGGTATGGAGGGCTCATACCAAACACCCAAAGCTTTTACACGAAGGCCGCAAAGAACGCAGAGATATTTCCCATCGCAGAATCTGCTTCGCGGTCTTGGCGACCTTGGTGTAGAGTGTAGTAGCTTGAGGCGATTGGTATCAGCTCCAGCTAAACGGCCCGCAGGGACACGGACCCTCCAAAAGACGGTCTGCCGACAAGCGTCACCCTACTTGATAACAATCGGTATCGGATTTTTCACACGAAGGTCGCCAAGGACACAAAGCGCTCAATCGTTTGAGCATGAATCTGCTCTGCGTCCTTTGCGATCTTGGTGTAAAATATTATCTCAAACCGTAATTGGTATGACGAGCGTGGGTCCGCCAGAAACGGCCCGCAGGGACGAGGGCCCGCCAAAAGACGGTCCGCCGACAAGCGGCGACCCTGCATCAGCTTTCCGGCGGCGCCGCCGGCTTGAGCCGGCAGGCCAGCTTGTCGCGGAACAGCCAGCGGCCGAGGGCGGGCATGAGCAGCATCGCGCCGAGCATGTTGAAGAAAAAGAGGAAGGAGAGCAGGATGCCCATGTCGGCCTGGAACTTCAGCGCGGAGAACGCCCAGGTGCCCACGCCGACGGCCAGCGCACTGCCGGTGAACATGACCGAGGTGCCCATGGTGGCGAAGGCGAAGCAGAGCGCGTCTTCGAAGGTATCCCCGATCCGCAATCGTTCGCGGATGGCCGAGAAAAGATAGATGCCGTAGTCCACGCCGATGCCGACACCGAGGGCGATCACCGGCAGGGTCGAGGTCTTCAAGCCGATGTGCAGGTGATACTTCATCGCGTAGCCGAGGTAGGAAACGACGATCAGTGGCGCAATGACGCACACCGTGCCGCGCCACGAACGGAAGGAGAGCAGGCAGAGCACGATCACGGCGGCGTAGACCCACAGGACCATGGGCGTCTGCGCGGCCGCCACGACCTCGTTGGTGGCGGCCATCACGCCGACGTTGCCGGTGGCGAGCTTGAACCGGGCGCGGTCGGAGTCGTGGATGGCGCGAAACTCCTTCACGGCGGCGACCACGCGCCTGATGGTCTCGGCCTTGTGGTCCTGGAGGTAGATCATCACCGGGATCACGCTGCCGTCGTTGTTCAGCAGCCCGCTGGCCGTCTCCACCGGCGAGACGGACTGGGCGAGCGCGGCCGGGTTGCGGGCGATGACGCGCCACTTGAGGCTGCCCTCGTTCCAGCCGGCGTTGATGGTTTTCGCGAGGTCGGCGAGCGACAGGGTGGACTGGACGCCCTCGACGTTGCGCATGTGCCAGCCAAAGCGGTCCACCAGCGCCATGATGTCGTGATCGATCACCGCGTTGGGCACGGTCTCCACCAGCACGGTGATGACGTCGACCCCGATGCTGAACTCGCGCGTGATGACCGCGCTGTCGCGGTTGTAGCGGGAATCCTGCCGCAGTTCGGGCACCCCGGCGTAGAGGTCGCCGATCTTGACCTCGTGCGACGCGACCCAGCCGTAGGCGAGCAGGATGGTCGAGACGACGATGATGACGACGGAGCTGCGCGGGCCGGTCGTGAAATTCGCCAGCCGGCGCCAGTAGGGCTGCAGGGCGAAGCGCCGGAAGTTGACGCGCTTCCGGAATTCCGGGGGCACCCGGAGGTAGGAGATGAGCACCGGGAGCAGGAAGCGGTCGGTGAAGATGATCAGGAACACGCCGAGGCTGGCGGTGATGGCCAGCTCCTGGATGGTCGGCACGGTCACCAGGTAGATGGTGCTGAAGCCGACGGTGCCGGTCAGGATGGCCACGCAGCCGGGGACAAAGAGATTGCTGAAGGAGGCGCGGGCGGCGGCGAGCCCGTCCTTGCCCAGGTTGATCTCGTAGCGGAACGACCGCAGCATCTGCGTGGCGTGGCTCAGCGCGATGGCGAACACCAGGAACGGCACGAGGATGGAGAGCGGGTCGATGCCAAACCCGAGCAGGTTGAGGATGCCGAATTGCCAGACGACGGCGCAAAACGAGGTCAGCAGCGGCAGCACCGTGAGCATCAGCGACTGCGAGAAGTAGAAAAGCAGGATCGCGGAGATCACGAGCGCGATGCCGAAGAACACCAGCACGCCCTCGGCGCCCTCGGTGATGTCGCCGATGACCTTGGCGAAGCCGATGATGTGAATGCTGATCCGGTCGCTCTGGTATTTGTCGCGGATGTTCTTTTCCAGCGCCGCCGCGACCTGGGCGTAGTCGAGCTTCTGCCCGGTGGACGGGTCGACCTCGAGGAGGGATACAATGACGGCCGCGCCGGTGAAATCGTTGGCCACCAGCATGCCCACGTGGCCGGACTTGATGATGTTCTGCCGGACCTGCGCCAGGCCGGCGGCATTGGGGGAAAAGTCCGCCGGGATGACATTGCCGCCCGCCAGGCCATCCTCGACGACCTCGATGTAGCGGACATTGGGCGTGTAGAGGGAGGTGACCTGGGCCCGGTCGACGCCCGGCAGGTAATAGGTTTCGTCCGTGACGGCCTTGAGGGTTTTGAAGAATTCCGGGGTGAAGATGTCGCCCTGCCGGGCCACGAGGGCGATGACCACGCGGTTCGCGCCGCCGAACTGGGTGCGGTACTTCTTGAAGGTCTTGATGTATTCGTGCCCGGTGGGCAGCTGCTTGTCGAAGCTGGCGTCGATCCGCGTGCGCGCCGCGAAGAAGCCGAGCACGGCGGTGATCAGCACGAACACCGTGAGGGTGACCGGGCGGTGCCGGAAGACGAATTCCTCAAGGCGCGCGATCATGGGCTGTAGCGGCGGTCTATGACCGCCGTTGAGCGTAACGTGGCTATCGAACGGCGGTCATAGACCGCCGCTACAGAGTTTTCTCCGTTTGGTGTCGGCGAACTCATGGCACAGTGACGCGAATCGCGCCAGCCTCGCCGACGGTGAGCAGGGTGCCATCGCCGGCATCGATGACGTCGGCCACGCTGGTGCCGAAATCGGCCGGCTGCCAGGGGCTGAACACGCGGCCGCCATCGCGGCTCACGAAGAAGTTGCCGCCCTGGCCGGCGAGCACGATGAGGCCGGCGGGCAGCCGCACGCCGCCCATGATGAGGACCTGCACGGCGCTGTTTTGCGGCTCCCACCTGGCCCCGTGGTCCTCCGAGCGCAGGATGTGACCGCGCAGGCCGTAAACGATCACGCGGCCGTTATCGAGGGGCAGGGCGCCGAAGAGCGAGCCTTCGTAAGGCACCTCGGATTTGATCCACGCCTTGCCTCCGTCATGGGACACCAGCAACAAGCCGCCCTCACCCGCGAGGTAGAGATAACCGTCAAGGCCCTCCGTGATCCGGTTGTAGTGCACCTCGTCTGCGGATGGCTTGGCCGTGGTCCAGGTTTTTCCGCCGTCCGTCGTCGCGACGAACTTGCCATAGGCCCCAACGGCAAACCCATGGGTCGCGTTGCGGAAAAGCACGGAGAGGTAGACGGTCTCGAGGTCCTTGCCAGTGTCCTGTCGCGTCCAGGTCAAGCCGCCGTCGCCGGTCGCGAGGATGACGCCATCATGGCCGACGGCCCAACCGTGCTGGGCGTCGGGGAAGGAGACACCGGTCAACAGGGCGCGGGTCGGGGCGAGGCTCTGCGTCCAGCTGCGGCCCTGGTCGGCCGAGAGCAGCACGTGCCCCCGCTCGCCGACGGCGACGAGCCGGTCCCCGGCGTAGGCGACCGCGAGCAGGAGTGACTTCGAGGCCAGCGGGGCCAACTCCGAGGTCTCGGCGGCGCCCGAAGTGAGAGTGAAAGTGAGAGTAAGGGTGAGAAACAGCCATGCCCTGTAGCGGCGGTCTATGACCGCCGACAAACGGAAACGGCGGTCACAGACCGCCGCTACAGGATTCGACTGGCTCGGCATGGCTGAGTGAATGATTCTCCGTGGGGCCGAATGACACACAAGAAAAAGGGCGGCCGGTGAGGGCCGCCCTTGGGCTTAAGTTGGGTCAGCGCACACCTTCCTGGCGCAGGGTGGCCGGGGTGTAATCCGCCGGGGTGCGGACCAGGCTGAAGTCATACATCTTGGCCTCGTTGTCGAGACCGATGGCGAGATAGCGGCCGGCGAGCAGGTCGGTGTGGACCTCCAGCGTGCTCCAGAAGGTCAGGGCATCATAGTAGTTGATGCAGTGGGCCTCGGAGACGCGCCACAGCTGGCCGCGACTGTCGTATTGGTCGACCGCGAGGATCTGCCAGCTGTCCTCGTCGACATAGAAGGTGCGCCGGCTGTAAACGTGGTTGGTGCCGGCCTTCAGGGTGGCGTCCACGACCCACACGCGGTGGAGCTCATAGCGGGTGAGGTCCTGGTTGATGTGGAGGGGCTTCAAGATGTCGCTGTATTTGAGCGAATCGCTGTGCAGCTTGTAGGAATTGTAGGGCACATACATTTCCTTTTTGCCGACGAGCTTCCAGTCGTAGCGGTCGGGCGCGCCGTTGAACATGTCGAACTGGTCGGACGTGCGCATGTTGTCGGCGGCGGTGCCGGGATTGTCGTAGGCGACATTGGGCGCGCGGCGGACGCGGCGCTGGCCGGTGTTGTAGAGCCAGGCGCGGCGCGGCTCCTTCACCTGGTCCATCGTCTCGTGCACGACGAGGATGGAGCCGGCGAGGCGGGCGGGCGCGATGACGGCCTGCTTGAAGTAGATGAGGACGTTGTCGAGGTCCTTCTCGTGGATGCCATCGCGAACGTAGTTGAAAAGGAACTCGTCATCGAAATTCACGAGGTTGTAGCTGCCGTTGCGCTGCGGGGCCGCCTGGCTGATGTGGCGGCTGGCCGCGACGCCGCGGTAGCGGGTGAGGTGGTTCCAGATCACCTCGAGGCCGTTCTGCGGGATCGGGAACGGGATGCCGATGACGGCGCCGGTGATGCCGTTGCCGCCCGCGGTGAGCGCGGCGGTGGTGGCGTATTGCTTCGTGGCGTCGTAGATGCGCTGTGGGTTCGAGGCGCTGCGGTGCGTCGGGTAGACCGGCATCTTGTAGTCCGCATATGCCTTCAGCAGGGCGAGTTGGCCGGCGGTGAGCTTGTCGGCATATTTGTCCGCGTTGGCCCCCGTGATGGTGAAGAGCACCGCGTCGTCCTTGTAGGGATCGGGGTGGTGCATGCCCGGGGTGTAGCCGGCGGGCGGGGTGGTGATGCCGCCGGTCCAGGCAGGGATGGAGCCATCGGCGTTGCCGGCCTTCTCGCCGCCGAGGGGCGTAAGGTCGTTGCCGAGGCGGCTGGCGTCGGCGGCGGAGATGCCGGCGTGCAAACTGAGAGCGACGGACCCGCCTACGCACAGGAGTGCTACGGCGAGGCTGCGCAGAAGACAGAGGACGGACAGAAGATTTTTCGTTTTCATGTAGTGAGGGGTCGGCGGGTTAGAACGAATACTTCAGGTTGCAGGAGACGTAATCGCGGTCGCTGAGCAGATTGTAGCGGCCGGCGCCGAAGAAGCTCACGTAGCGCAGCTCGACGCCCCAAGAGTCCTGGAAGTTGAAGTCCGCGCCGAGGGTGATCGTCTTGCGCCCGTGGATGAAGTTGCCCATCGGCAGCGGCGTGTTGCCGCCGACGTCGTGGCTGAAGACCAGCAGGGGCGATACGTTCACGCCTTTGAAGGCGTTGTTGTAGTCGAGGCGGCCCACCAGCTGGTAGCCCCACGAGAAGGTGTCGGCGAAGGCCGAGGCCGGCTCGGACAGCGGCAGGACGCCCGAGGCGTTGCTGCCCGAGTTGTTCATATAGTTGATGTCGCCGCCGACGAAGGTGCCGGAGCCGTCAAAGCGCAGCGTGCTTTTGCTCGGCAGGTCGGCTTTCACGAACCCGACCTCGCCGATGAAGGTGCTCTGGTCGGCGCCGAAGAAGCCGCGGGTGACCTTGGTGGCCGTCATCTGGCCGGTCCAGACCTTGGTGCGGCGGAAGCCGGGGATGTAGGTGTTGAGGGCATAGGCGCCGAGCTGGTTGTTGGCGCCGAAGCGTGCGCTGAGCGGGGAGAGCGCGGCGAAGAGGAGTTCGACGTCATCCACCTGCAGCGGCTGGTTGTCCCGGTAGCTGATCTCACCCTGGATCGCGACGCCCTTGACGCTGGTGTTGAAGCTGGCGCCCCAGAGGTGAATGTCCGGCGGGAATTCGATGATGTACTGGCCGGTGGCGGCGGCGACGAGCAGTTCGCGCTGCCCGATCTGTCCGGTGACGCCCGCGACCGTGGGCAGCAGCGCCTGCAGGGGCGTGAGCACGGCGAGCGTCTGCGTCGCGGTCGGATCACCGAGCGAGGCGCCGATGAGGACCTGGAGCGCGAGGGCCGGCGGCACGCCCGCGGCGGTGGCGGACGGCACCAGTCCGCCCATGAAGGCGGCGTTGCCCAGGAGGGCCGCGGCCGAATCGGACACGACCTTCGCGCCGTTGACCGGCACTGTCGGCGTCATGGCGGAGATGACCGGCAGACGGCTATGGTAGTTCATGTAGTAGAGGCCGAACTCCGTGTCGCCGAGGCCATGGGCCAGCCACTTGAGGTTGAGTCCATACTGGCCGGCGTTGCCCGGCTCGCGGTCCGTGCCGCGATAGATGGCGCCAAGGCCGGAGCTGTCCCCGATGGCCCCGAAGCCCAGGTAGACCTTCGTGCCACCCTGGGCGACAAAATCGTTGGTGCTGAAATAGGTGCCCGGCGGATCGATGCGGGTGCGCTGCCAGTCGAAGAGGTAGAAGGCCTCGGCGCTGAGCGATTCCGTCAGGGTGATCGAGCCGGAGGCCATCATGAGGGGGCGCAGTGCCTCCTTGAGCTCGGAGCCGGGGGTGCGGAGCTTGGCGACGTCGATCGGGTTGATGGAATTG
Proteins encoded in this region:
- a CDS encoding ABC transporter permease; translation: MTLVRRLRSLFTKNKLETEMTEEMRHHVELQTELNGKAGMSPKEARYAALRQFGNVANIQEQTREVRGGVWLEQLAQDFRYAVRSLCKSPGFAAVAVLSLGLGIGANTALFSLVDEVLLRSLPVGKPQELVIFRWLSNNAPFEGLVGRHERDPETGLNSDTVLSYPIFERLRSRASMMSELFAFAPLYGITVTVDHRTKPAAGQLVTGNYFSALGVLAFRGRMLTADDDRAAAAPVAVLSFRYWQQNLGGDEAVLGKVIKVNQVAATIVGVMPRDFIGALQAGEAPDVTLPLNCEPRLRSGVYSFFGRPLIWWLHVMGRLRPGVDITQAEAQLEPVLIAAARDAWNQGGAKQAGKAERRDMPRLRLEPGGQGLMDSRRSYARPLAILVGMVGLVLLLACVNVANLLLARAATRRREMAVRLSVGASRGRIIRQLLTESAVLALAGGALGVLIAWWGRAGLLHLWPVGDGGALSLDGRILGFTVGLSLVTGLLFGLAPAWGSTRVDLNSALKGAGGNEDRRTRPALRGGLTVAQVGLSMLLLIGAGLFLGTLRNLRSIDAGFDRSGLVLFQASAGPAGYSDTQAAGLFERIRERIQVIPGVEAVAFSNYGLLTGQESSGSIVVDNPRLPAGLYHGATANSVSPEYRRTMGIPLLLGRDLSAVDRGGGRAVVLVNEEFARTYFPGESPLGRRITFPGRASIGSTDLRAEIVGVVGNAHSAELRTKIAPTVFTAFAQVSWGGDACFAVRTTIPPEALADAIRAAVREVEPALPAYDLRTQEEQVDRLFAQERLFAVLSSLFGGLALVLTCIGLYGLLAHEVTARTKEIGIRRALGAQLHEILGLVMRRGLGLAVLGCLIGIGGAFALTHLVSPFLFGVVPTDSLTFLAATVVLLVVAGIASWLPARRAAKVDPTIALRAE
- a CDS encoding ABC transporter permease — translated: MNFLAKLRLLFRKGRLDTEMAEEMRHHVDLQTELNRKTGMSPDEARYAALRQFGNVAVIQEQAREGRGWVWLEQCGQDLRYAVRQLWRSPGFAVAVVLTLALGIGVNTAVFSIVDALLLRPKPVRAASEVWSIGFRDPERGALNQNISYPFYCAYRDGTTTFAEFFGFAGARVSLREGAERTPVYAQLVTGRYFSGLGVTPALGRLLVKEDDETPEHTMVAVISQELWQSRWAGSAEVLGQPLVVNDVKLTIVGVAPPEFDGLNAFGGVRPAFWAPASLWKLIKADPVYQMAGRLTPGTSPEQAMAELDAITLRLSTEYKQKAPVGYERYGIMPARYRTFLFRSALGNMGLQFGGREQVARLATLFLAAVGLVLLIACGNAANLLLARALRRRREIAVRLVLGATRGRLTRQLLIESLLLSLLGAATGLLLAHWGTDALLALRTGALKYLPVEGVRLDGRALGFTLCLSGLTGLVFGLVPAWQMFRVELAPGLKTDAVSATTWRRGRFTLQNFLLVGQVAACVVLLLCAGLCGRSFGKLVSVDAGFESQHVLVATVALEREKYSNEATAAFIEQLIARMRALPGVVACATSDEVLPLGGQYAMGGLDTLEGFELRPGERISYIMSAVGPGYFRLLGIPLVAGREFDLQDLTASRGPVAVVNQSFVRRYWPNQNPLGKHINKAEVVGVVRDIRMLQLGKEPEPQVSFGLLSGSELFRFSSDRSFILLLKLERPLELLVTQLQHELSAMDTTVKLVRTDSLEHIRAESLAGQRGLMQVLTVLGGGAIVMAMIGLYGVLAYSVMQRTKEIGVRIAIGARPQDVQWLTLRQGMSVFGVGLALGLSVAALVTRGMQAWLYGTSPTDAGTFLGVSLLFGVVAALACWLPARRAAKVDPVIALRAE
- a CDS encoding MMPL family transporter, giving the protein MIARLEEFVFRHRPVTLTVFVLITAVLGFFAARTRIDASFDKQLPTGHEYIKTFKKYRTQFGGANRVVIALVARQGDIFTPEFFKTLKAVTDETYYLPGVDRAQVTSLYTPNVRYIEVVEDGLAGGNVIPADFSPNAAGLAQVRQNIIKSGHVGMLVANDFTGAAVIVSLLEVDPSTGQKLDYAQVAAALEKNIRDKYQSDRISIHIIGFAKVIGDITEGAEGVLVFFGIALVISAILLFYFSQSLMLTVLPLLTSFCAVVWQFGILNLLGFGIDPLSILVPFLVFAIALSHATQMLRSFRYEINLGKDGLAAARASFSNLFVPGCVAILTGTVGFSTIYLVTVPTIQELAITASLGVFLIIFTDRFLLPVLISYLRVPPEFRKRVNFRRFALQPYWRRLANFTTGPRSSVVIIVVSTILLAYGWVASHEVKIGDLYAGVPELRQDSRYNRDSAVITREFSIGVDVITVLVETVPNAVIDHDIMALVDRFGWHMRNVEGVQSTLSLADLAKTINAGWNEGSLKWRVIARNPAALAQSVSPVETASGLLNNDGSVIPVMIYLQDHKAETIRRVVAAVKEFRAIHDSDRARFKLATGNVGVMAATNEVVAAAQTPMVLWVYAAVIVLCLLSFRSWRGTVCVIAPLIVVSYLGYAMKYHLHIGLKTSTLPVIALGVGIGVDYGIYLFSAIRERLRIGDTFEDALCFAFATMGTSVMFTGSALAVGVGTWAFSALKFQADMGILLSFLFFFNMLGAMLLMPALGRWLFRDKLACRLKPAAPPES
- a CDS encoding YCF48-related protein; its protein translation is MPSQSNPVAAVCDRRFRLSAVIDRRYRAWLFLTLTLTFTLTSGAAETSELAPLASKSLLLAVAYAGDRLVAVGERGHVLLSADQGRSWTQSLAPTRALLTGVSFPDAQHGWAVGHDGVILATGDGGLTWTRQDTGKDLETVYLSVLFRNATHGFAVGAYGKFVATTDGGKTWTTAKPSADEVHYNRITEGLDGYLYLAGEGGLLLVSHDGGKAWIKSEVPYEGSLFGALPLDNGRVIVYGLRGHILRSEDHGARWEPQNSAVQVLIMGGVRLPAGLIVLAGQGGNFFVSRDGGRVFSPWQPADFGTSVADVIDAGDGTLLTVGEAGAIRVTVP